The DNA region TGCATTCACTTTAACGGCCCCGGTCTCAAGAGACTTCGGCGCAACAGCAATGATTGCATCAGAAGATGGACCGTAGGTATCCGGCCTCGTGTCATCGGCAACACAAACCTGCATGAGCATGAGCAGAATGGCTGCCGCGTAGATTGTCGTCATCGTGATTGTTCCTCGCCAAATTCCAGAGACTCAGGCAACGATTGAAAGGTCACCGAGACTTCATCAATGATGGGCTTGGACTTGTTCTCTGTCGCGTCGGTGATTTTCATTTCGTACTGGAAGCCGTAACCGGCTTGCAGAGCGCTGAGATCCATTTCTGCCGGCATTCTAGCAACCTGCTTGGCGAATCCGGTTATGTAGTCGTAGCTCTCTTTGACTTCCTGCCAGTCGGTCCACCTGTCGATCTTCGCATCGTTGTCCGTGTCCACGCCGACACGCACTTCGACGTGCTCCACCCACGGGCCGGGACTCACGAAGTCATTTTCCGGCTGGGTTGCCAACCAGAAACGTCCTTCGGCAAAGCAAATATCCGGATCGGGATGCCCCTGCCCAACGTTCCCGCAAAACTCAAACTGCTCATCCAGACTCGATGACGTGAACCAGCCGACACTCATCTTGCTTCCTTTGGTGCCATGGGATCCGGCAGGATCATAGTCGCCAAACAGGTAATACTGTCCGCCAATACAGATTGATGCCCAGTCGCCGTAGGCATTCTGTTCCGGTTCATGAACTTCGTATTTGCCGATGTCCGATTTAAAACGCTCGGGAGACTCTTTGACCCAGTGGGGGTGTTTGTAGGTTTTGATCACGCCGGTCGGATTGGTGCGCTCGTCTACCGCAGGTGCGAGAATCTTGAAGCCGCCCTTCCCGTCTTTGCTGACCGCATGGCCGGCCAGCGGAGAATCGAACGAATGGCTGTTGGCATGAATCGGACTCCAGTCCTCGTAGATCACGTGAAAGTTCCCTTCCAAATCGCGAATGAAACCGCAATCGGAACCATGCGACGGATCTTCAAATGCCATTCCCATTTTTTCGCCGACCTCGCCATCGGTCAGGTCGTCATCAATGATCAGATGCGGATCCTGATCGTTGGGAAAGTCATAGTAAAAATAGGCTTGGCCATCGGCGTACTCCGCAGTGGTCATCCATCCCGACTCTTTGTCGGTGATCGGTCCGTGGTGTACCCAATTGACCATGTCGCGACTCTCCCAAGCATGATAGCCGCCCAGACTTCCTTTATTTCCACCGGGCGCGCGGAACTGGTTCGGCATCGCCGTGGTCTCCAACGGAACATCGAAGCCGTCTAAACGAACGGACTTCGGAACAAACGCTCCTTGGGACGAATCCCACGTATTTTTTTCCATGGCAGCGTGATGTCGCGCAAACATCCAATAGTTTTTCGGACCCAAACTAAGGAAAACCGGTGAATCAAAAGTACATCCGGGACCGATATCTCCGGCCGGTTCCCAGTTCTCCCAAATGGGTGACTGACGGAGGACAATCGACTTCGCCTTCTTCTTGTTGTCGAAGCGTTTCAGAACGCTTTGGAATGTCGCGGTTTTCGCAGTTGGCGAAGCCATTCCGTTTTTGATTTCGATACTGGTTTGAGTTCCGACATTCTGTTCCCAGTCCGCCTGACTGTGGACGCTCCAGGCGTTTCCCTCGTCCTTCCTAGCGGCCGGGCGCGAGCGCTCAGGTGACACACTGGGCGGCATGCGCCGCGCCGCTAACGATGAAGTTTGGCTCGAAGCGTTTGTAAACTCAGTGATGGTACGTGCGGCACATTTTTCTTTTGCGTACACCGACTTCCGGTTTTCATCGAGGATGCGAACGGTAAATCCCTCCAGTCGAGTTGAGTTTCCCGTTCGGTTGTGAACGCGAATCGAGTCGATCTCAACGCTAGTGCTTAGGTCGACTTCCCACCAAGGGTTCGTGCCATCGGGCTCGGTATGGGTCACCGAGTAATTGTTGTAGTCGCCGTCCGTGTTGCCATCGACAGCCCGCTCTGCCGCACCGCCATACACGATGGTGGACTGTGTCGCCTTCCCATTGAGTGCCACGTTCTTGCCGCCCGCGAACACTTCGACCTCAGCCAGCGAAAGAGTGCGTTGCTCGCCGGGCAGTTCGATGCGGACATATCGCCCGGTTGGCAGAGCTTCGCGCTCAACAATTCTCGGTGACGAACCAGTCGACGGTTCCCGGACAGAGCCAGCAGTCGACTCTTTGTAATAGTGCTGATGGCCCGGCAGGCGGGTGGTCTTTTCGTTCAAACCGAACAGATTGCGGTCCGCCTCGGAGACTGGAATCGGCTTGATCGTTAAATCAACCTGCCTCAAAGCAACCTGCGCGAATGTGACGCTCTGCCCCTTATTGAGTGGGACTTCATAGCTGCCGTCCTTTCCGGCTTTAAGCTTTGCCGTGGATCCATCGATTGTGATTTTCGGGTTAGAAATGTCCGTCCATACCACGCAAGGCGAACCGATCAAACTCTTCACCGTCACAAATTGAGTCACCTCCGCCCGCTTTTTGGCACTAACCAGGAAGGCTCCTTGCCCGCGCAAATCCTTAAAGGCAACATCACCCCACAGTTTCGGTGCCGCGGGAAAGACACGCAGAACTCCGCCCCAGCTTTGCAGCAACATGTCGTGAATGCAGGTGGCGAATGAAAGCGGGCTTTCGATCACTGGATTCCCCTCGGCGTACATCGTCGTTGGGGATACGCGGTCGTGCTTGATCAAGTAGTCGAGATAGTGATACGCCTGATCCGAATCACCTAGCCACGCATACATCGACGCCGCACCCGTTGCGGTATAGCCAGTCACGGGCATCGCATCCACTTTGATTCTGCTGTTGAACGTCACGTCCAACCAGCGATCCAGCGACAATCGCATCAGCTGCTTGCCTTCCGGGGTATCCGGAGTCAGGACAGCCAGCGGATAGAAAGGCAGCAGGTGGGAATAGTGACGGTGGGGCTTGTCGAAGGGAACATCCTTGCCGATGCGCAAGCCGTCTTCATCGATCTGGAAGTCAACGAGATTGTCAATGATGTTCTGCCACTCGTCAGCCAGCGGATCGTTGAGGTTATGCTCGTCGTTGATGTCGAGCAGGGTCTGGAAACACCATTTCATCAGCCCGATCGTGAAATTGATATCCTGCCCGCGACCACCCGGATACTCAGGCGACCAGCTGTTCTTAATGTGTATCTTTCCGTCGCCAGATGAAACCGGATTATCTCGCACGTAGTTCAGATAACTGTTTCCAACGCCGCGCAATTTGGAGAACAGTCCGTCGCGCAACCGCTCGCGGTCACCTGCGAACCGACAGTGTAGCCAGTAGTCGTGAAGGATCCAGCAGAGCATGTCCGGCACGGTCGCGCCCTGGCTTGCCACTAGATCTTGTGGAAATAACGTGGCCAGACCGGCGCTTTCTTTCCAGTGCTTTGGCACGTTCTTAAACAACTGCGCCTCATGTTTGTCGAACCAGTTGCACAGGGAGGAGCCGACATCCAACCGGTTGGCTGTCAGGTGCGTCCAATACTGTAGCTCCACATTCAAGTCGCCCCAGACCATCGGCCAAAAGGTCTTGTGATACCACGGGCCCATCAGATCCATCACCGGACCGTTGCCGCGGGTGGCCGACGCGAACTTGTACATCTGAATCCAGTAGAAGGCTTCCTTCTCTGGATCATTGATGGTCAAGAAGCTGAGCGGATAATATTCGTTCCACCATTTGCGGTGCGTGGACAAGAACGTGTCGTTAGAAAGTAGCGAGCTGGCTTTCTGCAAATTGCCCGTCACCCGTTCCATGCTGTCTTGCTCTGGAAAGCTGTGATGGACGCTGGCCAGCAGGATCTGTTTTCCGGTTGACTTCCCCTGGGCCTTCCAGCCCGTCGTTGTTTCGCCCCGGTTTTGATACAAGGGCTGAAAACAGAAATGCATGCCGTCCTTTTCGCTCACGGTCGGCTGCGGTGGCAATTCGTAAGGGGCTTTGCGCATCTTGTCCCAACTACCGCCCTTAGGCCCGCCGCCGCCATCCAGAGTTGTGCGTACTGGTGCCTTTGGAATATCCGGGTGCCATGAGATTGCAATCGACTCGCGATCCGCATCCGTCTCGAAATAGATCACGTCGTGCAAACTGTGAGAAAGGCCACGCAGGGCATAGGAACCTTGGGTCGTCTTAACGGTTCCGGTCAGTTCCGCGTCCCACAGGTCCAGCCGCAGATCGACGTCGGTGATGTCGCCTTCGGAAGTCAGGTTGAAATGGCCCAGCGGCAGGCGGCTTCGATAGATCCACAACAATTCGTTTCCATCATGCGGCGCGCGATGATCATAGTAGTCATGGCGTCCCGTATAAATCGAAATCACATTCTTCGCTCCGCCTTGAGCTTGATAGAACAAGAAACCCACATTGCCGTTCCCTGAGTAGGGTGCTACTTCCCAGCGGTTGGGAATCCGGTCCCAAACCATATCGTGCTGAGAGAGAAACGTTTTATAGTCGACATCGGATACGACCACAGACGTCACCGTTTTAGCTTCGTCCGCAGTCGCCGCAGGGACCCATGCCATTGAAAGTAAGATGGCATGAACAATCATTTGATTATGCGGTCGCATGGTTTTCTTTCTCAATCGATTTGGATGTCTTCGTGCGGCTTCGTTTTCTGCCTGGCGTCAACGGACTGCGTTTCAAATTCATTTCGTGAATCACGTCGCACCCATCGGCAATCAACCTAAATGTCACTTCGGAATGGGGGAGATCTGGATCGCGATCAGATTCCTTCAGGTGCCCATTCTGGGATCCCCTTTTCTTCAAGTTGCTTGTGGTAGCGGATCGCCAGTGGCTGATCCGTCGGCTTGACCTTGGGGAGGTTTTCGTTGACCAACAGCGGAGTCAATGACGTCCACCAAACGTCGTAGGACTTGCGCAAATTGCCAACGACCTCAGGATTCGAGTCGGCAACATCCGTCGTCTCACCAGGATCGGCAGAAATGTCGTAGAGTTTTTCGTTGTTGACGAAACGCCAGCGATCGGTCCGGACAGCGCACTTTAGGAACTTGAACTTTTTCTGATCACCCGTCGGCCAACGACCGCAATGGAAGAACAGTTCGCGATCGGCCCACGCTGCCTTGGGATCTTTCAACAAAGGCAAAAGTGACCGCCCGTCGAACTTTTGCACATCCTCAGGCAACTTCGCGCCCGCCAGATCGCAAAACGTCGGGTACAGATCGATGTGGGCCGCCAGCGCGTTGATGTCGACGCCTTCTCCCAACACGCCTTTCCAATACCAGAACGCGGGGACGTGCGAACCGCCTTCGTAAGGCGAATTCTTGCCACCCATCAGGTTGGCGTTGAAGTGCTTGACCCTCTTGCCGTTCAACTTGCCGCTCAAATGAGTCGCCCCGTTGTCGGTCATGAAAATGATCAGCGTGTTGTCGAGTGCGTCCCACTGGTCAAGTTTTTCCATCAAGCGACCGAAATTGTCGTCGATGTTTTCGATCATGCCGTAGCGACCTGCCGTTCCTTCGTCCCAGCCAAGATTCAAGAACCGCTTCGTGTATTTCTCCGGCGCGACCAGCGGCGCGTGCGGAGCGTTCAGCGCGATGTAGGCGAAGTACGGATTGCCGGCTTCATGTTGTTCCTTGATCCAAGCCAAACCGGATTGAAAAAACAGATCCGTGCAGAAGCCCTGGGTCTGCACAATCGTGTCGTTGTGCAGCAGCACGTTGTCGAAATAGACGTTTTCCTTGTTGGGCGGGAAATCACCCAGCGTAACCTGTCCAATTCCGCCGGAGCCATGAATCAGGACTTCGTCGAAGCCACGGCTGCCGGGCAGATAGGCTTCCTCGTCACCCAGGTGCCACTTGCCAAAGATCCCTGTGTTGTAACCGGCATTCTGCAATGCTTGCGGCATCGTAAAAGTACTCAGCGCCATCCGCTCTCGCTGCATGATCGTGTGTGTCACGCCGTTCTTAAACGGAACACGTCCGCTCATCAGTGCGGCTCGGGTTGGCGCGCATGTCGGGCTGACTTGAAAGTCGGTGAAACGCGTTGCATGCTCATAAAAGTGATCGATGTGCGGAGTCTTGACGACTTGGTTTCCCATACAAGAAAGATCGCCCATCCCTTGATCGTCGGTCATGACGAGCACGATATTCGGGCGACTGCCCATGATGGATTGTGCTTCCGCGAGACGAGCGCAGGCGAGCAGAAGGAAGATAGTGAGGATTGATTTCATGTGTTGTTTGACAGCTAGATGTGGTATGTGCGTTACTTTTTTTCTTGGTGATGCGGACTTTCCAGCAGGTGTTTTCTAAGGAGGACTTCACCGTCGTCGTTACCCGGTTCGTGACGCCGACGAGAAGGAACGCATTGAGAACGAATAATCTCTTGCTCGGGATATCTTAGTGGAATTCGGGAATCGAGATGTGCGGTGATCCCGGAGACATCGGATTCAGAATGTGGAGCCTGCGGGCTCCACAGCCAATCTACATTCGATGGTTCATGCTTTTGCCTTTCACTTAAATTCGTCAGGTGACAACAGAGAGTCGCCATTGGTTTCAAAGTGTCTGAAGCGTCTTTCGAGATCCGAATGCCCACTCAATCCTGCCTTGTATTCGTCCAGTGAGAGCGATTGGTCCTGATTGGTGTCCCAGCGACGGAATGCTCTTTGGCGGTTGGTTTTGGGGCGGTGCGTTTTGGACGACACCGTGCCCTTGAAGTTTTCGTTCTCCAACGCGGTCAACGAGTAGGGATGCTTGCCATTTTGCTGACCGATGACATCCACGACTTCCGGATAGCTCCGCAGGAAGTTGTTCTCGTCAATCAAATTAAAAAAGTAGTGCGTTGTACCCTCGGGCAACTTGGCCGACGCCTTTGACTCGTCATGTAAAGTTGCTGCCATTCGATACCACTCCTCGTACCTCTGCCCGCCATTGGGCGTGTAGATCAAGTTGGCGCGTACGACTTTGGCACCGTTCTCGTGGAACACAATGTTGACGTTGCTATCGATCTGTTCGTGCGAAACAACGTTGCAGACATGCTCTTGGTGAGGCAGTGACTTGTTGTAGTCGGGGTTGTAGTAGGGGTAGCTCGCCTTCATTTCCGACAAGAGTTGGGTAAGTCGATCGTTCATCTGCTTCGCCTTCTCCGGCATGGCTTCCGCCAGATTCGCGGACTCTTCAATGTCAGCACGTTCTTGCTTGCCGTCGTCGCTCTTGTAGAGTCGAAACAGCTCAAGCTCGCTTTCGACGTTCGGATTGCCGACGTGATCGTACTTGCGGATCAGTTTGTAGTCGCCGATTCGGATCGTACTTTCCATCGCGACACTGTGCGGAAAATGCCAAACGAGCGTGTCGCGAACTGTGCCATCTGCAGTTTTTACAACTGCTGGATCGGTGGGGTCGCCAAGCAAGAGTGGTCTTAGATCGCAGCCGTCCAAATGCTTTTCGACGGGCTTCTTGATACCGCACAGCGATAGAACCGTCGGATAGAAATCCAGTCCGTTGACCATCACGTCTGATTGGGTTCCGCCGGGAATTCCTGGCCCGGCGACAATCAGCGGGACGCGAGTGCCACCTTCGCGGGCAGAGATTTTGCCACGGTCGAGTGGATAGTTGTCTGTGATGATCTCACTGGGATGCTGTTCCATGCCGCTATTGTCGGACGTGAAAATCAGGTAGGTGTTTTCAATCAGCGTATGTCCAGGCCAACGGGGGTCTTCAGTTTGATCGAGGTAGTCGAAGAGTCTGCCGACGTGGTGGTCAAGTTCTTCGACCATCGCACAGTAAAAAGGAATTCGCTGGCCCTCAAGTTCCCATTTCTCAGGGTCGGTTGGTATATTGACGCCCAGCTTCTTGCAGTATTTTTCCAAGTTGGCGAGCGACCGAGTCTGAATTGGCGAGTGAACAAGCCAAGTTGCATAGTACAAGAAAAAGGGTTGGTCTTTGCTTTCACGCAGGAACTCCATCGCGTCTTCGTTGTTCTGGTGGTACGGGTACCCGTTTTCATCGATACGAAATGGATCGTCAGGTGCGGTACTGGCGAATCCTGTCAAGCGATGAGGGGACATTTTTTTGGTCACACCAAGACTGTGACATGTCCAATCGAAACCCTGATCTTCGGGTTGCGGAAACGCATGGTGGTTGATCGCCATGTGCCATTTCCCTCAATGTCCAGTGGCGGGAAATCGATTTCATGTCTTCTTTGATGGCTGGATGTGGTGTGTGCGTTACTTTTCGACTTGGTGATGCGGACTTTCCAGCAGGTGTTTTCGAAGGAGGTCCTCACCGTAGTCGTTGCCCGGCTCGCGAAAGACGGTATGAATATGGTTGACAGCACCGGAGTTGCGTCCGGGAGGGAAGTGGTTATCGAACTCGATGATGACGGTGGGGCCATGGATCCGGTAGTAATAGGGCTTGCCTTCCTCTGTGCCAGCCCATGCGAAATGAATCTTTTCTAACCCGGCCGCTAAGATTCGATCCATTTGGATGTGGGCAATGTTGTGTTCGAAATTGTGAACGTATTCGTTGATCAGAGACATCAAGAGGCGGCGCTGGGCGGCGTTAAGATCAGATGCCGGCAAGCCAGTTGGCGTCTTCAATTGGTCGCCGCGTGTCGGACCGGTGATCACGTCACGGGGAGCCACGTTGCCAATGATCGCTTTGGCACGCTGTTTCTCGTTAAGGGATGCGAAGAGCTGCTTCCCTTTTTCATCCTCCGCACTCTGAACTTTCCACCCCGAGTACGTTCCCTCGGGCAACCTGGCAGGGTCGGAACCCATGAATGTGGGGCGGACCGAAACTTCATCCCCAATCACGGTGATATTCAACGCAAGGTGATGTCCGTCCAATTGCCAGCCCCACGAGCTGTCCTTCGCTGGATCGCCAAAGATCCCAATCCAGTAAAGATCATGTCCAAACATGGGCGTATTGGTGGGGCGGCGTTTTTCAGCCAGGCTCTTGAGGATCTCATCAAGGTGCATGATCCCCGTCGTTTTGAGATAGCCCTGGCTGCTTAAAGTGCTTTGAAGCAGTCGATGCGCTAGCGATCGTTGTTCGGGTGACATCTCCTTGAAACTGACACCCTCTCGCTTGAAGGAAGTCGCCGGGAGATTGCTCCACGCCCGACGCTCCTGGTCGTCCAGGGTGAACGACGCTTGTTTTCGCAGTTCTGGGCTCAGACCCTCGAGGAAGCCAACCGCCGCCTGGCGAATTTCGGCTACGGGAGCCTTGGGTTGCTCCTTCTTCTCTTGAGCATTCGTGACCGTGACGCCGACTAAGAGGATCGCAGGGAGGGCGAATCGTTTCATGTTCGATTTTCCTTACAGGAATTCGGGGAGTTGATGTCCAGGCAAACTTATCGCCAAGTGATCTTAGCGTTTCCCGTTTCGGTATTGACCCAGACGCTGGCATGCTCAAATTCGCGAGTGAACTCCCAGCCATCGGGTGTGGTTCGGTCGTAAGCACCTTTGGGTGGCCCGAGTGCTTTGCGCAACTCAGGAAACTCATGTAAGGATCCTGACGACAAAGTCCATCCCCATCCGTATTGAAAGTAGGAATAGGGCTGGGCTCCGATCAGGTAACAGGCGAGGTAGTATTCCGCCCGTTCCTTGGCCAAAACGGGTTGATCACGTCTTGATCCCCGTCGACCTTGATCCTGACTCGCGCGCGGGTCGGATTCGACACCGATCCGAAAGATTGACATCTTCCCGGCCTGGGCGATACGCAGCATGTCGTCCCAGTCTTGGAGCAGACTCTCTTTGCTCAGGAGTTTCTCGTTGTAGTGCTCGAACATGCTGGCATCCATCACGGGGAAAGCATCCTTAGCAATGTCTTGGTTGGCATTGTTGCCGAGAAGGATCTTGTCCGGGCCCATTTTCCGCTTGAGCAAGGCCATCATTTCGCCCATCGCCTTTTGAACATCCTCGCTCTTGTCTGCACGAAGCCAGGCAAAACCATGCATTTGATCGATAAATGCCCCATCGCAGCCGGATTCGGCAACGCCCTTGGCAACGGTAGTCGACCACCATTCACGAAGTTCAGGATTGAGAACGTCAAAGAAGAAAACATTGCGTCGATGAGCCAGCTCTGCTGTTTTCGGATCAACGATTAGAAAACTCTTTAGCTTCGGATGCTCGTCGATCTTGTTCCGCGTGAACGCTTGATTGTAAGAGGTAAAGGGCCATGCATATGCCGAGTTGAAGTAGAACAGCACCTTCATGTCCGGCTTGATCTTTTTAAAGGCCGCGGCCTCATGCTTGGCCCCCAACTCGGCGGCACCGAGTGGGGTGCGTCCATGCGATTTTTCAATGCAGAGGAAATCCGTTCGCTCAGCAATGAACTCAACTTCCTCAGGTTCCAGCAACCGTGTCGTATCACCGAACATGTAATACATGGGCGTGGTATCCCAGCTGAACTTTGGATAAAAGTCCTTTGGCACGAATCGACTGCCATCACTATTGAGGTAGTGCTGACCTAGCAAAACCGACGGAAGCCCCGCACCGACGACGAAAGATAAAACTCCAACAATCACTCGTTTATTCATGGCTCTTCCGCAGAATCGGTGGATGAAAGTCGTCGGGTGTCACTTGACGTCTCGGTCGATAGCGTGCCAATGGCGCGAGCAGCCTGAGCGAGACTTTCCTCGTCAAGGCTGCTTTTCAAGCTCATTGGACACAAGAGCCTATGCCTTCGAAAATCCAAAGTCAAACCGGTGGTGACTTTTGAACCGGGTGTATTCGCCGAAAATATTGGGTTTTGCGAGGTCAGAATCGCGGAACGGACGGGAGCTTGCCCACCGATTCTGCTGACGAGCCCAAAAAGGAGACATTCGGATGGTCACAACTGCAACTGGATTTTGCCTCGCGCTCTCAGTTCGAAGCTGAAATTGTCGGAGTCTGTTTGCGACCATCCGTAAGGAGAGATCGCAATTTGCCTGGAATACTCAGCACTAACGATTCGATGTCGTCTAAAACCGTGTAGACAACGGGGATAACCAGCAAGGTTAGCACCGTCGAGGTGATCATGCCGCCGACGATGCAAGCTCCCATCGGCGATCGCGTTTCCGCTCCTTCGCCCAGCCCCATCGCTGCAGGCAACATGCCCATGATCGTCGAACATGTGGTCATCAGAATCGGTCGCAATCGGATCGGGCCGGCTTCAAGCACGGCCACGTTTCTTTCTCGCCCTTGAGACCTAAGTTGATTGGTGTAGTCGATCAACAAAATTGCGTTCTTCGTTACCAAGCCCATCAACATGATGATGCCAATCAACGAGAAAATGCTAATACTTTGGTTTGTGATCAACAAAGCCCCTAAGGCTCCGGTGATCGAAAGCGGCAGGGTGACCATGATTGTCAGCGGGTGCAATAGGCTTTCAAACTGAGCCGCTAAGACCATGTAAATCAGAAGCACGGCCAGCCCCATGCTGACACCGATACTTGCAAAGGATTCTCCCATGTTCTCCGCTTCTCCGGAGAATCTTGTGGTAACGCCCGGCGGTAAACCGATTCGAGATTCGATTTCGCCGGTGTTTCTAACGGCATCGCCCAGCATCATCCCAGGCGGGAGACTTGCGTTGATCGTGATCTGACGCATGCGGTCGATCCGATCGACTTGAACGGGGCCGAGACGATCTTCCGAATCGACCACGTTACGAATCTCGATTAGCTCTCCGGTGTCTGTTCTCACCGGAATGGAAAGAACGCTGTCCGTGCGGTCGCGGTCCTGTTGCACCAGACGCATGCGAACGTCAAATGTCTCGCCATCGCTTTCAAAAGTCGTGACATCGACTCCGCCAACGAGAGCATAAATCGCGTTCCCAACGTCCTGAGTCGAAACGCCCATGAATTGGGCTTTCTTGCGATTGGGATGGATTTCCAGTTCAGGTTTGGCGTCGTCCCAGGTGGAATTGACTTCGATTAACCCGACCTTCGCCAACTCCTCCTCCATTTGCTTGGAAAAGACGACGATTTCGTCTTGCTTGGTGCCGCAGATCACATATTGGTACACCGCCGTGCTGACACCGCTGGCGGAAACTCGCGGAACGATCTCGACGCTGGTTTTCAAGTGCTTTAGATCATGAAGCTTCTCACGAGCCCTATCCATGATCTCGAATTGACTGAGCGAACGATCTTTTTTGCCGGTAAGTTTGACCAACACCGTGGCGACGTTGACGCGTTCTTCGACACCGGCACCAATCGTGGTGAAGATATCGACGACTGCCGGCAACGACACCAGTCGGCGTTCGATTTCTTGCAACAAGTGATCGCTTGCC from Novipirellula artificiosorum includes:
- a CDS encoding sulfatase-like hydrolase/transferase; its protein translation is MAINHHAFPQPEDQGFDWTCHSLGVTKKMSPHRLTGFASTAPDDPFRIDENGYPYHQNNEDAMEFLRESKDQPFFLYYATWLVHSPIQTRSLANLEKYCKKLGVNIPTDPEKWELEGQRIPFYCAMVEELDHHVGRLFDYLDQTEDPRWPGHTLIENTYLIFTSDNSGMEQHPSEIITDNYPLDRGKISAREGGTRVPLIVAGPGIPGGTQSDVMVNGLDFYPTVLSLCGIKKPVEKHLDGCDLRPLLLGDPTDPAVVKTADGTVRDTLVWHFPHSVAMESTIRIGDYKLIRKYDHVGNPNVESELELFRLYKSDDGKQERADIEESANLAEAMPEKAKQMNDRLTQLLSEMKASYPYYNPDYNKSLPHQEHVCNVVSHEQIDSNVNIVFHENGAKVVRANLIYTPNGGQRYEEWYRMAATLHDESKASAKLPEGTTHYFFNLIDENNFLRSYPEVVDVIGQQNGKHPYSLTALENENFKGTVSSKTHRPKTNRQRAFRRWDTNQDQSLSLDEYKAGLSGHSDLERRFRHFETNGDSLLSPDEFK
- a CDS encoding arylsulfatase, with the protein product MKSILTIFLLLACARLAEAQSIMGSRPNIVLVMTDDQGMGDLSCMGNQVVKTPHIDHFYEHATRFTDFQVSPTCAPTRAALMSGRVPFKNGVTHTIMQRERMALSTFTMPQALQNAGYNTGIFGKWHLGDEEAYLPGSRGFDEVLIHGSGGIGQVTLGDFPPNKENVYFDNVLLHNDTIVQTQGFCTDLFFQSGLAWIKEQHEAGNPYFAYIALNAPHAPLVAPEKYTKRFLNLGWDEGTAGRYGMIENIDDNFGRLMEKLDQWDALDNTLIIFMTDNGATHLSGKLNGKRVKHFNANLMGGKNSPYEGGSHVPAFWYWKGVLGEGVDINALAAHIDLYPTFCDLAGAKLPEDVQKFDGRSLLPLLKDPKAAWADRELFFHCGRWPTGDQKKFKFLKCAVRTDRWRFVNNEKLYDISADPGETTDVADSNPEVVGNLRKSYDVWWTSLTPLLVNENLPKVKPTDQPLAIRYHKQLEEKGIPEWAPEGI
- a CDS encoding DUF3500 domain-containing protein is translated as MKRFALPAILLVGVTVTNAQEKKEQPKAPVAEIRQAAVGFLEGLSPELRKQASFTLDDQERRAWSNLPATSFKREGVSFKEMSPEQRSLAHRLLQSTLSSQGYLKTTGIMHLDEILKSLAEKRRPTNTPMFGHDLYWIGIFGDPAKDSSWGWQLDGHHLALNITVIGDEVSVRPTFMGSDPARLPEGTYSGWKVQSAEDEKGKQLFASLNEKQRAKAIIGNVAPRDVITGPTRGDQLKTPTGLPASDLNAAQRRLLMSLINEYVHNFEHNIAHIQMDRILAAGLEKIHFAWAGTEEGKPYYYRIHGPTVIIEFDNHFPPGRNSGAVNHIHTVFREPGNDYGEDLLRKHLLESPHHQVEK
- a CDS encoding glycosyl hydrolase family 95 catalytic domain-containing protein, with amino-acid sequence MRPHNQMIVHAILLSMAWVPAATADEAKTVTSVVVSDVDYKTFLSQHDMVWDRIPNRWEVAPYSGNGNVGFLFYQAQGGAKNVISIYTGRHDYYDHRAPHDGNELLWIYRSRLPLGHFNLTSEGDITDVDLRLDLWDAELTGTVKTTQGSYALRGLSHSLHDVIYFETDADRESIAISWHPDIPKAPVRTTLDGGGGPKGGSWDKMRKAPYELPPQPTVSEKDGMHFCFQPLYQNRGETTTGWKAQGKSTGKQILLASVHHSFPEQDSMERVTGNLQKASSLLSNDTFLSTHRKWWNEYYPLSFLTINDPEKEAFYWIQMYKFASATRGNGPVMDLMGPWYHKTFWPMVWGDLNVELQYWTHLTANRLDVGSSLCNWFDKHEAQLFKNVPKHWKESAGLATLFPQDLVASQGATVPDMLCWILHDYWLHCRFAGDRERLRDGLFSKLRGVGNSYLNYVRDNPVSSGDGKIHIKNSWSPEYPGGRGQDINFTIGLMKWCFQTLLDINDEHNLNDPLADEWQNIIDNLVDFQIDEDGLRIGKDVPFDKPHRHYSHLLPFYPLAVLTPDTPEGKQLMRLSLDRWLDVTFNSRIKVDAMPVTGYTATGAASMYAWLGDSDQAYHYLDYLIKHDRVSPTTMYAEGNPVIESPLSFATCIHDMLLQSWGGVLRVFPAAPKLWGDVAFKDLRGQGAFLVSAKKRAEVTQFVTVKSLIGSPCVVWTDISNPKITIDGSTAKLKAGKDGSYEVPLNKGQSVTFAQVALRQVDLTIKPIPVSEADRNLFGLNEKTTRLPGHQHYYKESTAGSVREPSTGSSPRIVEREALPTGRYVRIELPGEQRTLSLAEVEVFAGGKNVALNGKATQSTIVYGGAAERAVDGNTDGDYNNYSVTHTEPDGTNPWWEVDLSTSVEIDSIRVHNRTGNSTRLEGFTVRILDENRKSVYAKEKCAARTITEFTNASSQTSSLAARRMPPSVSPERSRPAARKDEGNAWSVHSQADWEQNVGTQTSIEIKNGMASPTAKTATFQSVLKRFDNKKKAKSIVLRQSPIWENWEPAGDIGPGCTFDSPVFLSLGPKNYWMFARHHAAMEKNTWDSSQGAFVPKSVRLDGFDVPLETTAMPNQFRAPGGNKGSLGGYHAWESRDMVNWVHHGPITDKESGWMTTAEYADGQAYFYYDFPNDQDPHLIIDDDLTDGEVGEKMGMAFEDPSHGSDCGFIRDLEGNFHVIYEDWSPIHANSHSFDSPLAGHAVSKDGKGGFKILAPAVDERTNPTGVIKTYKHPHWVKESPERFKSDIGKYEVHEPEQNAYGDWASICIGGQYYLFGDYDPAGSHGTKGSKMSVGWFTSSSLDEQFEFCGNVGQGHPDPDICFAEGRFWLATQPENDFVSPGPWVEHVEVRVGVDTDNDAKIDRWTDWQEVKESYDYITGFAKQVARMPAEMDLSALQAGYGFQYEMKITDATENKSKPIIDEVSVTFQSLPESLEFGEEQSR
- a CDS encoding putative glycoside hydrolase encodes the protein MNKRVIVGVLSFVVGAGLPSVLLGQHYLNSDGSRFVPKDFYPKFSWDTTPMYYMFGDTTRLLEPEEVEFIAERTDFLCIEKSHGRTPLGAAELGAKHEAAAFKKIKPDMKVLFYFNSAYAWPFTSYNQAFTRNKIDEHPKLKSFLIVDPKTAELAHRRNVFFFDVLNPELREWWSTTVAKGVAESGCDGAFIDQMHGFAWLRADKSEDVQKAMGEMMALLKRKMGPDKILLGNNANQDIAKDAFPVMDASMFEHYNEKLLSKESLLQDWDDMLRIAQAGKMSIFRIGVESDPRASQDQGRRGSRRDQPVLAKERAEYYLACYLIGAQPYSYFQYGWGWTLSSGSLHEFPELRKALGPPKGAYDRTTPDGWEFTREFEHASVWVNTETGNAKITWR